One genomic region from Desulfobacteraceae bacterium encodes:
- the rodA gene encoding rod shape-determining protein RodA: MFDRRLIQYFDWGLLGVTVLIAALGLGALYSAVNGDPGMPHGSLFVKQLIWYGGGLGVMVAIFLFSYKSLDRWAYVIYFGCNLLLAWVLLFGKYVGGARRWIDFGPISIQPSELIKIGVIIVLARFYSRFATTRGFTLRDLVVPLLLVMLPFALIVQQPDLGTAMVILLIAGTMTAYVKIERRSLLYLLAAGAVAVPLVWFDLKGYQKQRILTFLNPDRDPLGAGYHIIQSKIAIGSGMLTGKGFLQGTQNALSFLPEQHTDFIFSVFSEEWGFVGALILLVVFLVLILWGLNIAYNCREPFGAILCVGVTAMIFWQVFINIGMVMGLMPVVGVPLPFVSYGGSSILTIMVCVGILLNVSMRRFLFE, encoded by the coding sequence ATGTTTGATCGACGACTGATACAGTATTTCGACTGGGGCCTGCTGGGGGTCACCGTCCTGATCGCCGCCCTCGGCCTCGGGGCGCTCTACAGTGCCGTTAACGGCGACCCCGGGATGCCTCACGGGTCCCTCTTCGTAAAACAGTTGATCTGGTACGGCGGCGGCCTGGGGGTCATGGTCGCCATATTTCTTTTCAGTTACAAATCGCTGGATCGCTGGGCCTATGTTATCTACTTTGGGTGCAACCTTTTGCTGGCCTGGGTGCTGCTGTTCGGCAAGTACGTCGGCGGTGCGCGGCGCTGGATCGACTTTGGGCCCATCTCGATCCAGCCCTCGGAGCTGATCAAGATCGGCGTGATTATCGTTCTGGCCCGCTTCTATTCGCGGTTTGCGACCACCCGCGGCTTCACCCTGCGGGATTTGGTCGTTCCCCTGCTGCTGGTGATGCTGCCCTTTGCGCTGATCGTCCAACAGCCCGATCTGGGCACCGCAATGGTGATCCTGCTGATTGCGGGGACCATGACCGCCTATGTTAAAATCGAACGCCGATCGCTGCTCTATCTGCTCGCTGCCGGCGCCGTTGCCGTGCCGCTGGTCTGGTTTGATCTCAAGGGATACCAAAAACAGCGCATTCTCACATTTTTGAACCCGGATCGGGATCCCCTCGGCGCGGGGTACCATATCATCCAGTCCAAAATCGCCATCGGCTCCGGCATGCTGACGGGCAAGGGGTTTCTCCAGGGAACCCAGAACGCCCTTTCGTTTTTACCCGAACAGCATACCGATTTTATCTTTTCGGTATTCTCCGAGGAGTGGGGGTTCGTGGGCGCTTTAATCCTTCTGGTGGTCTTTCTGGTCCTGATTCTGTGGGGTCTCAATATCGCCTACAACTGCCGGGAGCCATTCGGAGCGATTCTCTGCGTGGGGGTGACGGCCATGATTTTCTGGCAGGTGTTCATCAACATCGGGATGGTGATGGGGCTGATGCCGGTGGTGGGGGTGCCGTTGCCGTTTGTCAGCTACGGCGGCTCCTCAATCTTGACCATCATGGTGTGCGTCGGGATATTGCTGAACGTCAGCATGCGGCGCTTTCTGTTTGAGTGA
- a CDS encoding polymer-forming cytoskeletal protein gives MKKDKRGEAISTFLGPDAEIEGTIAFQGSMRLDGKVRGDITSDDGTLIVGESAQIEAAVTVDTVIVKGALTGTIQARDRIELHPPARVTGDIAAPVVAIAAGVAFNGKCTMTAAAAGVGEKTGPQAAGNARSGEEPKERM, from the coding sequence ATGAAGAAAGACAAAAGGGGGGAGGCGATTTCCACCTTTCTGGGGCCCGATGCGGAAATCGAGGGCACCATCGCCTTCCAGGGCAGTATGCGCCTGGACGGCAAGGTTAGAGGGGACATCACCAGCGACGACGGGACGCTGATCGTGGGTGAAAGCGCCCAGATCGAGGCTGCGGTCACGGTGGACACCGTGATCGTCAAGGGGGCGCTCACCGGAACGATTCAGGCCCGCGATCGCATCGAACTCCACCCACCGGCCCGGGTCACGGGCGACATCGCGGCGCCCGTGGTCGCGATCGCCGCCGGGGTCGCTTTCAACGGGAAATGTACCATGACCGCCGCTGCCGCCGGGGTCGGGGAAAAGACCGGCCCCCAAGCTGCCGGCAACGCCAGGAGCGGTGAGGAGCCAAAGGAAAGAATGTAA
- a CDS encoding ATPase, with protein MVNVDVSLFIQIVNFIVLIWVLNLVLYKPIRKILIQRKEKVLALQQGAETSLEEARAREAAFDQGIKAARARGLKEKDSFLQEAGEEEKRIVGEINAKAQAELAAVREKISRDAEAVRAALQGEVEGFAKAIGQKILGRAI; from the coding sequence ATGGTAAACGTTGATGTCTCCCTGTTTATCCAGATCGTCAATTTCATTGTCCTGATCTGGGTGCTGAACCTCGTTTTATACAAGCCGATCCGCAAGATCCTGATCCAGCGCAAAGAGAAAGTATTGGCCCTTCAGCAGGGTGCCGAGACCTCCCTGGAGGAGGCCAGAGCGCGTGAAGCGGCTTTTGACCAGGGAATCAAAGCGGCGCGCGCCAGGGGGCTGAAAGAAAAAGATTCCTTCCTGCAGGAAGCAGGGGAGGAGGAGAAACGGATCGTCGGGGAAATCAACGCCAAGGCCCAGGCCGAGCTGGCAGCCGTTCGGGAAAAAATCTCCAGGGATGCCGAGGCCGTCCGGGCGGCGCTGCAGGGGGAGGTCGAGGGCTTTGCCAAAGCGATCGGTCAGAAAATTCTGGGGAGGGCCATCTAA